In Archocentrus centrarchus isolate MPI-CPG fArcCen1 chromosome 21, fArcCen1, whole genome shotgun sequence, the following are encoded in one genomic region:
- the LOC115800164 gene encoding olfactory receptor 6N2-like, with the protein MDDKINLTYITLDGYVEVEKYRYVYFVIIFTLYALIICSNAIIVCLIVIHQSLHEPMYIFIAALLINSTFYSTTIYPKLLLDVLSEKQIISHTMCHLQYFFLYTSGASEFILLAAMAYDRYVSICKPLQYPAIMRKTTLCVFLVLAWIVPACQVAGSSVLSATTRVCTFTLQGIFCNNSVYKLHCVSSRLLSVYGVIVLLNVAFFPMLYIVFTYTKILIISYQRCGEVRKKAAQTCLPHLLVLLNYSLFCTCEVFILRLEFDISKTVRLILTLQVVLYHPLFNPIIYGLKMKEISKRLKGLFCQVKGC; encoded by the coding sequence ATGGACgataaaattaatttaacttACATAACTCTTGATGGGTATGTAGAGGTGGAAAAGTACAGATATGTctattttgtgattatttttacaCTATATGCTCTAATAATTTGCTCTAATGCCATCATTGTTTGTCTGATTGTGATTCATCAAAGCCTTCATGAGcccatgtatatttttattgcaGCTTTGCTGATTAATTCTACTTTTTACAGCACAACTATCTACCCAAAGCTTTTGCTTGATGTTTTATCTGAAAAACAGATCATATCACACACAATGTGCCaccttcagtatttttttttatacacttcAGGGGCATCAGAATTTATACTGTTGGCAGCCATGGCCTATGACAGATATGTGTCTATATGCAAACCTTTGCAATATCCAGCTATCATGAGAAAAACTACACTCTGTGTGTTCTTGGTCTTAGCTTGGATTGTGCCTGCTTGTCAGGTTGCAGGATCATCAGTACTAAGTGCTACTACAAGAGTGTGTACCTTTACTCTGCAAGGAATATTTTGCAATAATTCAGTTTACAAACTTCACTGTGTGAGTTCAAGACTTCTGTCTGTTTATGGTGTGATTGTTTTGCtcaatgttgcattttttcCTATGCTCTACATAGTTTTCACTTACACAAAGATTCTTATAATATCCTATCAAAGGTGTGGAGAAGTCaggaaaaaagctgcacagACCTGTTTACCTCACCTGCTGGTTTTACTGAACTATTCATTGTTCTGTACATGTGAGGTTTTTATACTTCGACTGGAATTTGATATTTCAAAGACTGTACGTTTAATACTGACTTTACAAGTTGTTTTGTATCATCCGCTATTTAATCCAATCATATATGgactaaaaatgaaagaaatttctAAACGGCTCAAGGGGTTGTTCTGCCAAGTAAAGggatgttaa